The Catenuloplanes niger genome includes a window with the following:
- a CDS encoding response regulator transcription factor: MEDEPALRELVSRTLGFAGLPVLSVSTVQAAIDAVADTAVAVAVLDVMLPDGSGLDLAQRLRAERSAIGVLFLTARDSLEDRLTGFAFGADDYLTKPFSVAELIARVTALHRRVLAGTEGRVREDAQAASGTMTVGDVTLDESTYAVTRAGRPLELSPTEFKLLRYLMSNADVVVSKDQIVAQVWQYDFAGDSGVVEKFISQLRRKLDATGDSFIRTVRGFGYTVRTGEPGAVPR; this comes from the coding sequence GTGGAGGACGAGCCGGCCCTGCGCGAGCTGGTCTCCCGCACCCTCGGCTTCGCCGGCCTGCCGGTGCTCAGCGTCTCGACGGTGCAGGCCGCGATCGATGCCGTGGCGGACACCGCGGTGGCGGTGGCGGTCCTCGACGTGATGCTGCCCGACGGCTCCGGCCTCGACCTCGCGCAGCGGCTGCGGGCCGAGCGCTCCGCCATCGGCGTCCTCTTCCTGACCGCACGCGACAGCCTCGAGGACCGGCTGACCGGATTCGCGTTCGGCGCCGACGACTACCTCACCAAGCCGTTCAGCGTGGCGGAGCTGATCGCGCGGGTCACCGCGCTGCACCGCCGGGTCCTGGCCGGCACCGAGGGCCGGGTCCGGGAGGACGCGCAGGCCGCGTCCGGCACGATGACCGTCGGCGACGTCACCCTCGACGAGTCCACCTATGCGGTGACCCGCGCGGGCCGCCCGCTCGAGCTGTCGCCGACCGAGTTCAAGCTGTTGCGGTACCTGATGAGCAACGCCGACGTCGTGGTCTCCAAGGACCAGATCGTCGCGCAGGTCTGGCAGTACGACTTCGCCGGCGACAGCGGCGTCGTCGAGAAGTTCATCAGTCAGCTCCGCCGCAAGCTGGACGCCACCGGGGACAGCTTCATCCGTACCGTGCGCGGTTTCGGCTACACCGTACGCACCGGCGAGCCCGGCGCCGTCCCGCGGTGA
- a CDS encoding HAMP domain-containing sensor histidine kinase: MRLRRLLRPGLFGRLRAQMMLLLIGGLLTVDVLAYLGLRLIQADEVEQTLTHAAARVAALPAGLPPVDTRLLSALTFTDLHVALIGGDGEVLADSGPISATDRPSPDGLRTVVPSRPDEAVTVTAPGGTDYRMIMVPAPPGTLVTRRDGGAAKAVDRVAIGYPLTAHQRTGRRLVVLELSYALLVLGAWTVLSSSFIRAGLRPLREISRSAEAIADGSRTERIAAGADDPELRHLVEALNHAFDARRRDEDRMRDFVADASHELRTPLAAVRGWTDLYRQGALRSRPDVVTAIDTIWQEANRMEQLVEDMLTLARLDAEITAPAAAVPVASLLAETTATARLLHQDHTYALRPGPPGLTVQGDPAALRRALSNLLVNAGRHTPAGCTVTVSAEHAGTHVEIRVEDDGPGLSAAQREVAFDRFWRDDRSRGRPGGTGLGLPISRSIARAAGGDLRLAESSTGGLAAVLVLPPAGA; encoded by the coding sequence GTGAGACTGCGACGGCTGCTCCGGCCCGGGCTGTTCGGCAGGTTGCGCGCCCAGATGATGCTGCTGCTCATCGGCGGACTGCTCACCGTCGACGTCCTCGCGTACCTCGGCCTCCGGCTGATCCAGGCCGACGAGGTCGAGCAGACGCTCACCCACGCGGCGGCGCGGGTCGCGGCCCTGCCCGCCGGCCTCCCACCGGTCGACACCCGGCTGCTGAGCGCCCTGACCTTCACCGACCTCCACGTCGCGCTGATCGGCGGCGACGGGGAGGTGCTCGCGGACAGCGGCCCGATCTCGGCCACCGACCGGCCGTCCCCGGACGGACTGCGCACCGTGGTCCCGAGCCGGCCCGACGAGGCCGTCACCGTCACCGCCCCCGGCGGAACCGACTACCGCATGATCATGGTGCCCGCGCCGCCCGGCACGCTCGTCACCCGGCGCGACGGCGGGGCGGCCAAGGCCGTCGACAGGGTCGCCATCGGCTATCCGCTGACCGCGCATCAGCGCACCGGCCGGCGCCTGGTCGTCCTCGAGCTGAGCTACGCGCTGCTCGTTCTCGGCGCGTGGACGGTCCTGTCCAGCAGCTTCATCCGGGCCGGGCTGCGGCCGCTCCGGGAGATCTCCCGCTCGGCCGAGGCGATCGCCGACGGCAGCCGGACCGAACGGATCGCCGCCGGCGCGGACGACCCGGAGCTGCGTCACCTGGTCGAGGCGCTCAACCACGCGTTCGACGCCCGGCGGCGCGACGAGGACCGCATGCGTGACTTCGTCGCCGACGCGTCCCACGAGCTGCGCACACCACTGGCCGCGGTACGCGGCTGGACCGACCTGTACCGCCAGGGCGCGCTGCGGAGCCGGCCCGACGTCGTCACCGCGATCGACACCATCTGGCAGGAGGCCAACCGGATGGAACAGCTGGTGGAGGACATGCTGACGCTGGCGCGGCTCGACGCCGAGATCACCGCACCGGCCGCCGCGGTGCCGGTGGCGTCCCTGCTGGCGGAGACCACCGCGACGGCGCGGCTGCTGCACCAGGACCACACGTACGCGCTCCGCCCGGGACCGCCGGGACTGACCGTGCAGGGTGACCCGGCCGCGCTCCGCCGCGCCCTGTCGAACCTGCTGGTGAACGCGGGCCGGCACACCCCCGCCGGCTGCACCGTCACCGTCTCGGCGGAGCACGCCGGGACGCACGTCGAGATCCGGGTCGAGGACGACGGTCCCGGCCTGTCCGCCGCGCAGCGGGAGGTGGCCTTCGACCGGTTCTGGCGGGACGACCGGTCGCGCGGGCGTCCCGGCGGCACCGGGCTCGGCCTGCCGATCAGCCGGTCCATCGCGCGGGCGGCCGGAGGTGACCTGCGGCTGGCGGAGTCATCCACCGGTGGGCTCGCCGCGGTGCTGGTCCTGCCGCCGGCCGGGGCGTGA
- a CDS encoding TetR/AcrR family transcriptional regulator, with translation MPEPVPSRLARRKQETRAALIAAAQRIYAERGTTDVSIQQITEAADVGFGSFYNHFTSKADLFDAAVAEAVDAHAARLSTLLADIDDPAAVFTTSLRITGRTVRTHPLTARIMTRTNSAWLLLAERGHAPRALQDISAAVEAGVFRIGDPAVALACTAGCLIAAMQLCGLDPEMPVDRIIDEAALNVLRMFRVEEAEAERLVALPLPPVTT, from the coding sequence GTGCCTGAGCCCGTTCCCTCGCGCCTCGCGCGGCGCAAGCAGGAGACGCGCGCGGCGCTCATCGCGGCCGCCCAGCGTATCTACGCCGAACGCGGCACCACCGACGTCAGCATCCAGCAGATAACGGAAGCGGCCGACGTCGGCTTCGGGTCGTTCTACAACCACTTCACGTCCAAGGCCGACCTCTTCGACGCCGCGGTCGCGGAGGCGGTCGACGCCCACGCGGCACGGCTGTCGACGCTGCTCGCCGACATCGACGACCCGGCCGCGGTGTTCACCACCTCGCTGCGCATCACCGGGCGGACGGTGCGCACCCATCCGCTGACGGCCCGCATCATGACGCGTACCAACTCGGCCTGGTTGCTGCTCGCCGAGCGCGGCCACGCTCCGCGCGCACTCCAGGACATCTCCGCGGCGGTCGAGGCGGGCGTGTTCCGGATCGGTGACCCCGCCGTCGCGCTGGCCTGCACGGCCGGCTGCCTGATCGCCGCCATGCAGCTGTGCGGCCTCGACCCGGAGATGCCCGTCGACCGGATCATCGACGAGGCCGCGCTCAACGTCCTGCGCATGTTCCGCGTCGAGGAGGCGGAAGCGGAACGGCTGGTCGCCCTTCCGCTCCCGCCCGTGACCACCTGA
- a CDS encoding NADPH-dependent FMN reductase — MSIAVVAGNPKPKSRTLAAGVLLAETLTGGAPDLVIDVIDLGPGLLGWGDPGVADAVAAVAKSDVVIFASPTFKATYSGLLKLFLDQIPADGLAGVHALPLMLGAGPGHALAPELLLKPVLAELGAITAARGLYLVDRTFAEDPLLPAYADRVRPLLPISQGA; from the coding sequence GTGAGCATCGCTGTCGTCGCGGGGAATCCGAAGCCGAAGTCCCGCACCCTCGCCGCCGGGGTCCTCCTCGCCGAGACACTCACCGGCGGCGCGCCCGACCTGGTGATCGACGTGATCGACCTCGGCCCCGGCCTGCTCGGCTGGGGTGACCCGGGCGTCGCCGACGCGGTCGCCGCCGTGGCCAAGTCCGATGTGGTGATCTTCGCGAGCCCGACGTTCAAGGCCACGTACAGCGGGCTGCTCAAGCTCTTCCTCGACCAGATCCCGGCGGACGGGCTGGCCGGCGTGCACGCGCTGCCGCTGATGCTCGGCGCCGGGCCCGGCCACGCGCTCGCGCCGGAACTGCTGCTCAAGCCGGTCCTGGCCGAGCTCGGCGCGATCACCGCGGCCCGCGGGCTCTACCTCGTCGACCGGACCTTCGCCGAGGACCCGCTGCTGCCCGCGTACGCGGACCGGGTCCGTCCACTGCTGCCGATATCCCAGGGGGCGTGA
- a CDS encoding MMPL family transporter, whose protein sequence is MSHALYLIGRACYRARRRVLAAWLLLLIAVGTGLATVGTALDEGFSIPGTPAQDALDDLSRTFPQTATGAGVLVVHAEQGTVTDPATEEVVRRALTEVAGLDGVSAVTDPYTGALVAVPGTAAVTPPPPPEVVRSERVSDDGSTVYAQVQFDDDAQYIPDEVLDDVRQAMDPVRERPSVAVSFGGEAFRETGAHLSVVEVIGVLVALVVLAVTFRSLLAAFLPIGTAIVGVGIATGGLLLLSNVIEVSSSAPTLGMMIGLAVGIDYALFIVSRHRELLGEGHGVEEAVARANATAGSAVVFAGATVIIALAGLSIAQIPFLTVMGLGAAFSVTVAVTIALTLLPALLGFAGDRLRLGKRHAASAGVLAGRWSGLVRRFRHPVTAGAVLLLVACAVPATDLRLALPDNGDEAAGSTQRLAYDTIAAEFGPGYNGPLTVSANILGSTNPLAAIDQIANTLAGTPGVAAVTNAVPNETADTAVFSVVPAEAPDAPATKDLVGDLRDLAEEPGMAGYDLAVTGPTAVSLDVSERLAGALVPFGAVVVGLSLLLLMLVFRSVLVPLTASLGYLLSTAASFGAVAMVFEYGWGAGLIGVDRTGPVISFLPIMLMGVLFGLAMDYQVFLVSRMREHYTHHRARGGTAEEAVDAGIRQSSKVVVAAAVIMIAVFAAFVPTGDAVLKPIAFALAAGVLLDAFVVRLTLIPALMTVMGRWAWWLPARIDRRLPELDVEGATLDDRLADTDGPAVRAGALVRADGVVVDAAGTAHEVDDFALAPGGLVALEGAPAAISELLWAVTGRARPARGRLTVAGRPARRASRRPVVGIGGVAGQPARGRKRTELAAAEPRFAAVAERLRSRSAEFADATGQDADVSAGPPAEVVDNLAWALSSRPAVIAVELPVLATGHAETVWDLLHHIADEGTAVLVATPAADPTDRVRVRPVHDIAPVRAAR, encoded by the coding sequence ATGTCCCATGCGTTGTATCTGATCGGCCGCGCCTGCTACCGGGCCCGGCGCCGCGTCCTGGCCGCCTGGCTGCTGTTGCTGATCGCCGTCGGAACCGGGCTGGCGACCGTCGGCACCGCGCTCGACGAGGGATTCAGCATCCCCGGCACGCCGGCCCAGGACGCGCTCGACGACCTCAGCCGCACCTTTCCCCAGACCGCAACCGGTGCCGGCGTGCTCGTCGTGCACGCCGAACAGGGCACCGTCACCGACCCGGCCACCGAAGAGGTCGTACGCCGGGCGCTGACCGAGGTCGCGGGTCTGGACGGCGTCTCGGCGGTCACCGACCCGTACACCGGTGCACTCGTCGCGGTGCCCGGGACGGCGGCGGTGACCCCACCGCCACCCCCGGAGGTGGTGCGGTCCGAGCGGGTGTCCGACGACGGCTCGACGGTGTACGCCCAGGTCCAGTTCGACGACGACGCGCAGTACATCCCGGACGAGGTGCTGGACGACGTGCGGCAGGCGATGGATCCGGTGCGGGAACGGCCGTCCGTGGCGGTCTCGTTCGGCGGCGAGGCGTTCCGGGAGACCGGCGCGCACCTCAGCGTCGTCGAGGTCATCGGCGTCCTGGTCGCGCTGGTCGTGCTCGCCGTGACCTTCCGGTCCCTGCTGGCCGCGTTCCTGCCCATCGGCACGGCGATCGTCGGCGTGGGCATCGCCACCGGCGGGCTGTTGCTGCTGTCGAACGTCATCGAGGTGTCGAGTTCGGCACCCACGCTGGGAATGATGATCGGCCTGGCCGTCGGCATCGACTACGCACTGTTCATCGTCTCGCGGCACCGGGAACTGCTCGGCGAGGGACACGGCGTGGAGGAGGCGGTGGCGCGGGCCAACGCCACGGCCGGCAGCGCCGTCGTGTTCGCCGGCGCGACGGTCATCATCGCGCTGGCCGGCCTGTCCATCGCGCAGATCCCGTTCCTCACGGTCATGGGCCTGGGCGCCGCGTTCTCGGTGACGGTCGCCGTCACCATCGCGCTCACCCTGCTTCCGGCGCTGCTCGGTTTCGCCGGCGACCGGCTGCGCCTCGGCAAACGCCACGCCGCGTCGGCGGGCGTGCTGGCCGGGCGCTGGTCCGGCCTGGTCCGCAGGTTCCGGCACCCGGTGACCGCCGGCGCGGTCCTGCTGCTGGTCGCCTGCGCGGTTCCGGCCACCGACCTGCGGCTGGCGCTGCCCGACAACGGCGACGAGGCGGCCGGATCGACCCAGCGCCTGGCCTACGACACGATCGCCGCGGAGTTCGGGCCCGGCTACAACGGCCCGCTGACCGTCTCGGCGAACATCCTCGGCTCGACCAACCCGCTGGCGGCCATCGACCAGATCGCGAACACCCTCGCCGGGACGCCCGGCGTCGCGGCCGTGACGAACGCGGTGCCGAACGAGACCGCGGACACCGCCGTCTTCTCCGTCGTCCCGGCCGAGGCGCCGGACGCGCCCGCGACCAAGGATCTGGTCGGTGATCTGCGCGACCTCGCCGAGGAGCCGGGCATGGCCGGCTACGACCTTGCCGTGACCGGGCCGACCGCGGTCAGCCTCGACGTCAGCGAGCGGCTGGCCGGCGCGCTGGTGCCGTTCGGCGCCGTCGTGGTGGGGCTGTCACTCCTGCTGCTCATGCTGGTCTTCCGGTCCGTGCTGGTGCCGCTCACCGCCTCGCTGGGCTACCTGCTCTCCACGGCCGCCTCGTTCGGCGCGGTGGCGATGGTCTTCGAGTACGGATGGGGCGCCGGCCTGATCGGCGTCGACCGGACCGGCCCGGTGATCAGCTTCCTGCCGATCATGCTGATGGGTGTCCTCTTCGGCCTCGCCATGGACTACCAGGTCTTCCTGGTGTCACGCATGCGTGAGCACTACACCCACCACCGGGCCCGCGGCGGCACCGCGGAGGAGGCGGTCGACGCCGGCATCCGCCAGTCGAGCAAGGTCGTGGTCGCCGCTGCCGTGATCATGATCGCGGTGTTCGCCGCGTTCGTGCCGACCGGCGACGCGGTCCTCAAGCCGATCGCGTTCGCGCTCGCGGCCGGCGTGCTGCTCGACGCGTTCGTGGTGCGGCTGACCCTGATCCCGGCGCTGATGACGGTGATGGGCAGGTGGGCCTGGTGGCTGCCGGCCCGCATCGACCGGCGGCTGCCGGAGCTGGACGTGGAAGGCGCGACGCTCGACGACCGGCTGGCCGACACCGACGGCCCGGCCGTGCGGGCCGGCGCGCTGGTCCGGGCCGACGGCGTGGTGGTCGACGCGGCAGGCACCGCGCACGAGGTCGACGACTTCGCACTGGCCCCCGGTGGGCTCGTCGCGCTCGAGGGTGCCCCGGCCGCGATCAGCGAACTGCTGTGGGCGGTGACCGGCCGGGCGCGCCCCGCACGCGGCCGCCTCACCGTGGCCGGCCGGCCCGCGCGGCGGGCGTCGCGCCGGCCGGTGGTCGGCATCGGTGGTGTCGCGGGCCAGCCGGCGCGCGGCCGGAAACGCACCGAGCTCGCGGCGGCGGAGCCACGCTTCGCGGCGGTGGCCGAGCGGCTGCGGTCCCGGTCGGCCGAGTTCGCCGATGCGACCGGCCAGGATGCCGACGTGTCCGCCGGACCGCCGGCCGAGGTCGTCGACAACCTCGCGTGGGCGCTCAGTTCCCGGCCCGCGGTCATCGCCGTGGAGTTGCCGGTCCTCGCCACCGGCCACGCCGAGACGGTGTGGGATCTGCTGCACCACATCGCGGACGAGGGCACCGCCGTCCTCGTCGCCACACCCGCCGCCGACCCGACGGACCGGGTGCGGGTCCGCCCGGTCCACGACATCGCTCCCGTGCGGGCGGCCCGATGA
- a CDS encoding YqgE/AlgH family protein: MESMTGRLLVATPSLKDPNFDRTVVLLVAHETGGALGVVLNRATEVPVAEVLGKWGSLAGDPAVLFEGGPVAPESAICLARTRPSVKRPAGFHPVSGGVGTVDLSADPESLGDNLSGLRVFAGYSGWSPGQLEEEISSGSWFVFDALPGDAFVSRPDDLWGMVLKRQGGIMAAVAHFPADPTLN; the protein is encoded by the coding sequence ATGGAGTCGATGACCGGCCGGCTCCTGGTCGCGACGCCATCGCTCAAGGACCCGAACTTCGACCGTACGGTCGTGCTGCTCGTCGCGCACGAGACCGGCGGCGCGCTCGGCGTCGTGCTCAACCGCGCCACCGAGGTCCCGGTCGCCGAGGTCCTCGGCAAGTGGGGCAGCCTCGCCGGCGACCCCGCCGTGCTCTTCGAGGGCGGCCCGGTCGCCCCCGAGTCCGCCATCTGCCTGGCCCGCACCCGCCCGTCGGTGAAGCGCCCCGCCGGCTTCCACCCGGTCTCCGGCGGCGTCGGCACCGTCGACCTCTCCGCCGACCCGGAGTCGCTCGGCGACAACCTGTCCGGCCTGCGCGTCTTCGCCGGCTACTCGGGTTGGTCCCCCGGCCAGCTGGAGGAGGAGATCTCCTCGGGTTCCTGGTTCGTCTTCGACGCGCTCCCCGGCGACGCCTTCGTCTCCCGCCCCGACGACCTGTGGGGCATGGTCCTGAAGCGCCAGGGCGGCATCATGGCCGCCGTCGCCCACTTCCCCGCCGACCCCACCCTCAACTGA
- a CDS encoding hemerythrin domain-containing protein, with protein sequence MRDRPGGAAMVTGFGEETATGWHPLLNGTHELARAIADPAHDGPAWREHVASQLRGLRGAFDEHMQATEGPAGHYAALVDNSPRLASGVDGLVREHAAVLDRIRALQEHVDADRPGTDEIRAWARLLVHELFAHRQRGADLVLEAYQTDIGGSD encoded by the coding sequence ATGCGTGACCGACCAGGGGGTGCGGCGATGGTGACCGGGTTCGGCGAAGAGACGGCGACGGGCTGGCACCCGCTGCTGAACGGTACGCACGAGCTGGCGCGGGCGATCGCCGATCCCGCGCACGACGGCCCCGCCTGGCGCGAGCACGTCGCGTCCCAACTGCGCGGCCTGCGCGGCGCGTTCGACGAGCACATGCAGGCCACCGAGGGTCCGGCCGGCCACTACGCCGCGCTCGTCGACAACTCCCCGCGGCTCGCCTCCGGCGTCGACGGCCTGGTCCGCGAGCACGCGGCCGTGCTGGACCGGATCCGCGCGCTGCAGGAGCACGTCGACGCGGACCGGCCCGGCACCGACGAGATCCGCGCCTGGGCCCGGCTGCTCGTCCACGAGCTCTTCGCCCACCGTCAGCGCGGCGCCGACCTGGTGCTGGAGGCGTACCAGACCGACATCGGCGGCTCCGACTGA
- a CDS encoding flavin reductase family protein: MITVVELRPVGDDPAVLRAAYGCFPSGVTAVCALVDGVPAGLAASSFTSVSMSPPLVSVCVQHTSTTWPRLRDLGRLGVSVLGEGHDALARQIASRTGDRFAGVAWESGPGGAVFLGGAAAWLDCTVERQVPAGDHDIVLLRVHTLRADPDVAPLVFHGSRFRQLAAPPLRDAA, translated from the coding sequence GTGATCACCGTGGTCGAGCTTCGTCCCGTCGGCGACGACCCGGCCGTGCTCCGTGCGGCCTACGGCTGCTTCCCCAGCGGTGTCACCGCGGTCTGCGCGCTGGTCGACGGCGTCCCGGCCGGGCTCGCCGCCAGCTCGTTCACGTCCGTGTCGATGAGCCCGCCGCTCGTCTCCGTCTGCGTGCAGCACACGTCCACCACCTGGCCGCGGCTACGCGACCTCGGCCGGCTCGGCGTGAGCGTGCTCGGCGAGGGCCACGACGCGCTGGCCCGGCAGATCGCCTCCCGCACCGGCGACCGGTTCGCGGGCGTGGCCTGGGAGTCCGGCCCGGGCGGCGCGGTCTTCCTCGGCGGCGCCGCCGCGTGGCTGGACTGCACGGTCGAGCGCCAGGTGCCGGCCGGTGACCACGACATCGTGCTGCTGCGCGTGCACACGCTCCGCGCGGACCCGGACGTGGCGCCGCTCGTCTTCCACGGCAGCCGCTTCCGGCAGCTCGCCGCGCCCCCGCTCCGCGACGCGGCCTGA
- a CDS encoding SDR family NAD(P)-dependent oxidoreductase — MNDRGGRVAVTSATSRPAEVYRAMMSVDVDGVFFASRAALPHLRAARGCIVNIGSVGAVRGDWTQAAYNATKGAVTKLTNAMALDHGRDIRVNAVHPGSTTSHEYARRLLADGTPLRIRYDDRVPMGRPGDPAEVAAVVAFLAGPGASYVNGAHIAVDGGVNASNGQADLYR; from the coding sequence ATGAACGACCGTGGCGGCCGGGTGGCCGTGACGTCGGCGACCTCGAGGCCGGCGGAGGTCTACCGCGCGATGATGAGCGTCGACGTGGACGGTGTCTTCTTCGCCTCCCGGGCCGCGCTGCCACACCTGCGGGCGGCCCGCGGCTGCATCGTCAACATCGGGTCCGTCGGTGCCGTGCGTGGCGACTGGACACAGGCCGCCTACAACGCCACCAAGGGCGCGGTGACGAAGCTGACCAACGCGATGGCGCTCGACCACGGCCGGGACATCCGCGTCAACGCGGTCCACCCGGGCAGCACCACCAGCCACGAGTACGCCCGCCGGCTGCTCGCCGACGGGACGCCGCTGCGCATCAGGTACGACGACCGGGTGCCGATGGGCCGGCCCGGCGACCCGGCCGAGGTGGCCGCCGTCGTCGCGTTCCTCGCCGGGCCCGGCGCGTCGTACGTCAACGGCGCGCACATCGCCGTCGACGGTGGCGTGAACGCGTCGAACGGCCAGGCGGACCTCTATCGCTGA
- a CDS encoding LysR family transcriptional regulator — translation MDLTALRYAVTLAEELHFRRAAQRHFISAQPFGQRVKQLEHQLGYAIFARTSRRVSVTPRGELFLVRARDALDRLNWLAQEAPDPGEHTLVLGVFGCGLAELWAPVRAALRAQCPGIRLVHRDLDFLNQYPMVQSGEVDAAIVFYAGPADGLVVDIVKEAPRKVLVPAWSELAEAAFLTTSDLEGREWVPMVAHSDALVDWLGPAAAGHPRSAWAVRPESIPATVATTGALAVLCATAERFFPRPDVRYVSAEGAACHVGIATRAGDTRPAVRAFRRVVAATAGLVQELTLTDRNETA, via the coding sequence ATGGACCTGACGGCGTTGCGCTACGCCGTCACCCTGGCCGAGGAGCTGCACTTCCGCCGGGCCGCCCAGCGGCACTTCATCTCCGCGCAGCCGTTCGGGCAGCGCGTCAAGCAGCTGGAACATCAGCTCGGGTACGCCATCTTCGCGCGCACGTCGCGACGGGTGTCGGTGACGCCGCGAGGCGAGCTGTTCCTGGTCCGGGCGCGCGACGCCCTCGATCGCCTGAACTGGCTCGCCCAGGAAGCGCCGGACCCCGGCGAGCACACGCTGGTGCTGGGCGTCTTCGGGTGCGGGCTGGCCGAGCTGTGGGCGCCGGTGCGCGCGGCGCTCCGCGCGCAGTGTCCCGGCATCCGGCTGGTCCACCGCGATCTCGACTTCCTCAACCAGTACCCGATGGTGCAGTCCGGCGAGGTGGACGCGGCGATCGTGTTCTACGCCGGACCGGCCGACGGCCTCGTCGTGGACATCGTGAAGGAGGCACCTCGCAAGGTTCTGGTGCCGGCCTGGTCGGAGCTGGCCGAGGCCGCTTTCCTCACCACGTCCGACCTCGAGGGGCGGGAGTGGGTGCCGATGGTCGCGCACAGTGACGCGCTCGTCGACTGGCTCGGTCCCGCGGCGGCGGGGCATCCCCGATCGGCGTGGGCGGTCCGCCCGGAGTCCATTCCGGCGACGGTGGCGACGACCGGCGCGCTCGCCGTGCTCTGTGCCACCGCGGAGCGCTTCTTCCCCCGTCCCGACGTGCGGTACGTGTCGGCCGAGGGTGCCGCGTGCCACGTGGGGATCGCGACCCGGGCGGGGGACACCCGGCCGGCGGTGCGGGCGTTCCGGCGGGTGGTCGCCGCCACGGCCGGCCTGGTGCAGGAATTGACCCTCACGGATCGTAACGAAACAGCCTGA
- the aroQ gene encoding gamma subclass chorismate mutase AroQ: MGTMWGIGAALLTGVLAAGSASPAHHPVVGRELTGLVGLVAERILIGDKVAAAKFGTTAPIEDPVREQAVLDQAAALAVENGIDARETVAFFRAQIEASKVVQRGLFDRWTAHPEQAPTERPDLATEVRPQLDRITIEFIGQLAATEDVRGPGARCAVSLAFAAISADHRYHLDALHESALREAVRPVCAPAASGNS; encoded by the coding sequence ATGGGCACAATGTGGGGTATCGGTGCCGCGCTTCTCACCGGTGTACTGGCCGCCGGTTCGGCGAGCCCGGCGCACCACCCGGTGGTGGGCCGGGAGCTGACCGGCCTGGTCGGCCTGGTCGCCGAGCGCATCCTGATCGGGGACAAGGTGGCGGCGGCCAAGTTCGGCACCACCGCGCCGATCGAGGACCCGGTGCGCGAGCAGGCGGTGCTGGACCAGGCGGCGGCGCTCGCGGTCGAGAACGGCATCGACGCGCGCGAGACCGTCGCCTTCTTCCGGGCGCAGATCGAGGCCAGCAAGGTCGTCCAGCGGGGGCTGTTCGACCGCTGGACCGCGCACCCGGAACAGGCACCCACCGAGCGCCCCGACCTGGCCACCGAGGTCCGGCCGCAGCTGGACCGGATCACGATCGAGTTCATCGGCCAGTTGGCGGCCACCGAGGACGTGCGCGGGCCGGGTGCCCGATGCGCCGTCTCGCTGGCCTTCGCCGCGATCTCCGCGGACCACCGGTATCACCTCGACGCGCTGCACGAGAGCGCGCTGCGCGAGGCGGTCCGGCCGGTCTGCGCACCCGCGGCGAGCGGCAACTCCTGA
- a CDS encoding hemerythrin domain-containing protein: MSCEVHDMVLVHRVFRRELGAVPSYVRRVAEGDVRRAAVVADHLAMMLDVLHHHHETEDELLWPRLRARVPAADVELVDAMNAEHDTLARQIDAIGAALPRWRTSAAVPDGLRLIEAMDGFLITMGGHLDHEEKRALPLCAALIEQPEWNELGVAAMRAMGVDVWLLFVNAMREDASDEEWSEFLAALPPDAVESVNGPGRDAYLAYLGRLRDGGTAATA; encoded by the coding sequence ATGAGCTGCGAGGTCCACGACATGGTGCTGGTCCACCGGGTCTTTCGTCGTGAGCTGGGCGCGGTGCCGAGCTACGTCCGGCGGGTGGCCGAGGGCGACGTGCGCCGCGCCGCCGTGGTGGCGGATCACCTGGCGATGATGCTCGACGTCCTGCACCACCACCACGAGACCGAGGACGAGCTGCTCTGGCCGAGGCTGCGCGCGCGGGTGCCGGCTGCCGACGTCGAGCTGGTCGACGCGATGAACGCCGAGCACGACACGCTCGCCCGCCAGATCGACGCGATCGGTGCGGCGCTGCCGCGGTGGCGGACGTCGGCGGCCGTGCCGGACGGGCTGCGGCTGATCGAGGCGATGGACGGCTTCCTGATCACCATGGGCGGCCACCTCGACCACGAGGAGAAGCGGGCGTTGCCGCTGTGCGCCGCACTCATCGAGCAGCCCGAGTGGAACGAGCTCGGTGTCGCCGCGATGCGGGCCATGGGCGTCGACGTGTGGTTGCTCTTCGTCAACGCCATGCGGGAGGACGCCTCCGACGAGGAGTGGAGCGAGTTTCTCGCGGCGCTGCCACCGGATGCCGTCGAGTCCGTGAACGGGCCCGGCCGCGACGCGTATCTGGCCTACCTCGGCCGGCTGCGGGACGGCGGGACGGCGGCCACCGCCTGA